GCTCACCCTTTGCTATTAACATCTTTTCACACCTTTTCTAAATATGCTACAACACCAAAAGGAGTTACCTCAGCAATAGCATATGACCTTGAGCCGTCTCTTGAAAGAGCTATGCTGCCTGGGTTTAAAAATAGGACGTTGTCAGAGTAAAACTCCTCTTGCTGATGCGTATGTCCAAAAAACACTGCATCAACTTTGAAAGATTTTGCATGGTTAACAATAAGGTCATATGTAGACTTTACAGAATACATATGACCATGTGTTATTAAAATCTTTTTATTCCCAACTTCTATAATCTTCTCTGATGGAAAGTCTCTTGTAAAGTCGTTGTTCCCTCTCACTATCTCAAACTTGAGATTTGGAAATTTATTTTGGAGATACACAGCATCTTTCACCAAGTCTCCAAGATGAACGCACAAAACAATATTTTTTTCATATTTTTTTACAATTCTTTCTGCATCATAAGTAATTCCATGTGTGTCACTTATCACAAGTATCTTCATTGTAAATCTCACCCAAAATCTTTTTTAGTTTTTCAAAAGCTCTTGCTCTGTGTGATATTCTATTCTTCTCATCACTTTCAAGCTCTGCAAATGTTGCATTGTAGCCTTCTGGAATAAATATTGGGTCATATCCAAATCCATTTACACCTTTTGGTGCAAAGCCAATTTTACCTCTGCAGACTCCTCTTGTTTGATACACTCTGCCATTTTCATCAATAAATGCAAGCACACAAACAAATTGTGCTCCTCTTTTTTCTTCTGGTATGTTTTTAAGCTCTTCTAAAAGCTTTTTAATCTTTTCTTCATCTGTTGCATTATCACCTGCATACCTTGCAGAATACACACCAGGCCTTCCGTCAAGTGCGTCCACCTCAAGTCCAGAGTCATCTGCTAAAGTTGGTAATTTGTAAAGGCTGTATATAGTTTTTGACTTTTTCAAGGCATTTTCTTCAAAAGTTTTTCCATCCTCAATTATGTTGATATTTTCATCAAAATCGCTCAGTGTCAAAATAATGTCAAAAAAATCTCCAATTAGCTCTTTTATTTCTTTTGCCTTTCCTCTATTCTTGGTCGCAACCAGAAGTTTTCTCATCTTTTGGAACACTCCCAATTAGTTTGCTATCTTCCCCTAAGACCTCTCTTTGTATCTCAATAATCTTTTGAATACCCTGTTTCCCAAGCTCGAGTAACTTTTCAAACTGCTCCTGAGTAAAAGCAGCACCTTCTGCTGTGCCCTGAATTTCAATAAACTCGCCCTTGTCGTTCATAACAAGGTTCATATCAACAGACGCTTTAGAGTCCTCTTCAAAGCAAAGGTCAAGCATCTCAACCCCGTCGCAAATCCCAACAGACACTGCTGCAACAAAATCTGTAATTGGAAAACTTTCTATCACCTTCTCATCATAAAGCTTTTTGCAGGCATCAAACATTGCAATAAACCCACCTGTGATGGATGCTGTCCTTGTCCCACCGTCTGCCTGAATGACATCACAGTCAAGGATTATCACGCGCTCACCTAAGGCTTTAAAGTTTATACCAGCTCTTAGGGCTCTTCCAATTAGTCTCTGTATCTCATGGCTTCGGCCGCTGAGTCTGAGTTTGTTTATATCCCTTACATTTCTCTGCTGGGTTGCCCTTGGAAGCATTGAATACTCAGCAGTAATCCAGCCCTCACCACTTCCTTTTTTAAAAGGAGGAACTTTGTCGTCAATGGTTGCTGTGATAATCACTTTTGTGTTGCCCATCTCAATCAGGCATGAGCCTTCGGCATATTTTATAAAGTTTCGTGTTATTTTTATCGGACGAAGTTCATTATATGATCTTTGGTCCTGTCTCATTTTCTTCTTACCTTCCTTTCACAGTTTTAGATTTATAGGATTTAATTCAAACTGGCTTACATCTATTTTATCCTTTAAATCGTACTGATCAAGATATCCTTCTTTTCCTTTCACAGATAATTTAATATATCGTATGGAGTTGTCTATTTCTTTTGCTGTAAAACAAATTGAGGCTAAGATAGTGTCAACTTCGCTACTTCCTTTTAAATTCAAAATCTGGCTTGACAAATCGAGATATAGGGTTTTCTCTTTTAGGTTTACATTATTCAATTTTAACCCATTTAGTTTAGAAAATCTATAGCTAAGACTTTTTATTAGCTGCCCCAAAGCAAAAGTCAAAGGTGCGTTTCTGTAAGTTTGTGATATATTTATCCATTTTGGAACAAGAAAAACATTGCCTTCAACCCGGTGGGGGACAAACAAGATTAGCTGGTCATCTTGTCGTCGCAAAAATGGAGTCTTATTGTAAACTGTGCCGTCTTTATAAAAATAAACTTCTTTTATATCATCAACTGAGGTAATAAAAAATGTAATGGCTTTTATATAAAAATTGCAATATTTTTTCTGGAAAAACCTTTGGTTTAAATCAATTTTAGCACAACTTCCCTCTATTTCAATAGAGTTTATCTGAACATCGTCAGGAAAGATGCAAAAAAGCCCAAAACTTCTGAGCTTTCTTTGCCTCTCTGGAGAAAATACAGAAAGTTCAAGTCCTTTTCTCATTACAGACAAAGTTTTTGTGGTGTAAATATTTGCTAAAACAAGGTTTTTATCTTTCTCACAAAATATGCTAAGAACTTTGAAAGAATTGTTAATATCTATCTGCTCCTTTGAATACTGAGGAGTATAAACATCACTATCCACAACCTCAAAATTTATTTCTGTTTTTGCACTCTGACCATTTTGATACACATTACTTTGAACAGTTGAAGGTAAAATATCTGCCCTGCAAGCTGTTAAGAATATTAAGCATAACATTAACGTAAAAAAAATTCTTTTTCTCATTCCAAAACCACCCTCTCTAAAAGACTTATGTTAATCTTTTTATTAGCATATTTAAAATGAGGGTGGTTTAGAACAAGAAAAAGAATTCTTTATTATCTTCTTGCCAAAAGCATTATGATAAGAGAGGTCAGCGAAAAACAAATGCTAACCAAGTACAAAAATAGCACTGTTTGTTTCTGATTCAAGCCTGCTTCAAGAAGTCTAAAGTGTACCTGACTTTTGTCAGCTTTATAAATAGGTTTCCCTTCCTTAATTCTTTTGAATATGACAAAAAGATTATCAAATATAGGAAGTCCCAATGTCAGGATTGGTACAATCAAAGACACAACTGTTGCCACTTTAAATGTTCCTTCAACAGCAATTGTCCCAAGGACAAATCCTAAGAATGTGGCACCTGAATCGCCCATAAAAATTCTGGCTGGGTGGCGGTTGAAAATCAAAAACGCTGAAGCAACACCTACAAGTGCTGCTGCCATGTATGTTGAAACCCTTGCTGTTGAAATTATGCTAAGGTTCATGAGAGCTACAAAATACAAAGTTGTACCTGAGATTGTTGTAATACCTGCTGCAAGCCCGTCTATCCCATCAATAAAGTTTATCACTGTTGTCACACCAAAAAGCCAAATTACAGTGGCTATATATTGAAACCACACAGGAAAGCTTATGAACTTGTGTGTAAACGGGTTTGTTATTCCTTCAATCTGAATACCCATAAAAAAAACTATTGAACATGCCAAAATTTGCACCAAGAACTTTGGAAGAGCGCTAAACTCTTTACCTTGAGATTTATACCAGTCATCAACAAGACCAATTGCCAAAATCAAGCTTGATGCTATAAAAAAACCTAAAAATTCTCTGCTAAATCCTCTTATCAAAAACTGTGAGATGAAAAATGCAACAAATAGTGCAACTCCGCCTGTCACAGGAATTGGATATGAATGAATCTTTCGTGGATTTGGTCTGTCAACAAACCCTATCTCAATTGATTTTCTCTGGATATACGGTGTTATAACTGTTACCAAAACAAACGAAATCAAAAACGAAAGCGCATCTTTTATTATAAGGTCTGTCATTAGTTTCCCCTCCAAGGAATTTTAAGACTCTTTAGCTTTTGTAGAATAAGTGTAAGAAGATAGTCATAAAGTACAAAGATAACCTCAGAAGAAGCAATCGTCAAAGCTATTCCAAATTTAAAATTCGGGATCTCTTTCATTATTATTTTAAACACAAAATATAAAATAATTAGCGCAACATTATAAAACAAAAGTTTTAACCCAAGTTCAATATAAACCGGAAAACCTCTTTCGCAAATAGCCTTAAACAGTGGGTAAAGCCCAAAAATAAGAATGTACAGCACAGCTACAAGTTTGTTTGGAACAATCATTAGGCTCAGTAAAGATACTACAATGTACGCAACAAAACCAAGCTTTATGCTATACAGCCATACAATTATCATTATGCAAACCGAAGAGAGAATGTAAAACAAGCTATTTCCCTTTGGTAAAACTGAAGCAAAGAACAAAAAAATTATACTAAGCGCTCCCATCAAACCAGCATATGAAATTTCTCTTGCTTTCAAATACTCATCACCTTTTCATAAAAGAATGTTCTTATTGGTTTTAGTCCGTACTTTTGAGGCATAATTATCTGCTCGGTTGAACCCAC
This Caldicellulosiruptor changbaiensis DNA region includes the following protein-coding sequences:
- a CDS encoding MraY family glycosyltransferase, whose protein sequence is MTDLIIKDALSFLISFVLVTVITPYIQRKSIEIGFVDRPNPRKIHSYPIPVTGGVALFVAFFISQFLIRGFSREFLGFFIASSLILAIGLVDDWYKSQGKEFSALPKFLVQILACSIVFFMGIQIEGITNPFTHKFISFPVWFQYIATVIWLFGVTTVINFIDGIDGLAAGITTISGTTLYFVALMNLSIISTARVSTYMAAALVGVASAFLIFNRHPARIFMGDSGATFLGFVLGTIAVEGTFKVATVVSLIVPILTLGLPIFDNLFVIFKRIKEGKPIYKADKSQVHFRLLEAGLNQKQTVLFLYLVSICFSLTSLIIMLLARR
- a CDS encoding metallophosphoesterase, yielding MKILVISDTHGITYDAERIVKKYEKNIVLCVHLGDLVKDAVYLQNKFPNLKFEIVRGNNDFTRDFPSEKIIEVGNKKILITHGHMYSVKSTYDLIVNHAKSFKVDAVFFGHTHQQEEFYSDNVLFLNPGSIALSRDGSRSYAIAEVTPFGVVAYLEKV
- the rph gene encoding ribonuclease PH; this translates as MRQDQRSYNELRPIKITRNFIKYAEGSCLIEMGNTKVIITATIDDKVPPFKKGSGEGWITAEYSMLPRATQQRNVRDINKLRLSGRSHEIQRLIGRALRAGINFKALGERVIILDCDVIQADGGTRTASITGGFIAMFDACKKLYDEKVIESFPITDFVAAVSVGICDGVEMLDLCFEEDSKASVDMNLVMNDKGEFIEIQGTAEGAAFTQEQFEKLLELGKQGIQKIIEIQREVLGEDSKLIGSVPKDEKTSGCDQE
- a CDS encoding XTP/dITP diphosphatase, with product MRKLLVATKNRGKAKEIKELIGDFFDIILTLSDFDENINIIEDGKTFEENALKKSKTIYSLYKLPTLADDSGLEVDALDGRPGVYSARYAGDNATDEEKIKKLLEELKNIPEEKRGAQFVCVLAFIDENGRVYQTRGVCRGKIGFAPKGVNGFGYDPIFIPEGYNATFAELESDEKNRISHRARAFEKLKKILGEIYNEDTCDK
- a CDS encoding GerMN domain-containing protein; protein product: MRKRIFFTLMLCLIFLTACRADILPSTVQSNVYQNGQSAKTEINFEVVDSDVYTPQYSKEQIDINNSFKVLSIFCEKDKNLVLANIYTTKTLSVMRKGLELSVFSPERQRKLRSFGLFCIFPDDVQINSIEIEGSCAKIDLNQRFFQKKYCNFYIKAITFFITSVDDIKEVYFYKDGTVYNKTPFLRRQDDQLILFVPHRVEGNVFLVPKWINISQTYRNAPLTFALGQLIKSLSYRFSKLNGLKLNNVNLKEKTLYLDLSSQILNLKGSSEVDTILASICFTAKEIDNSIRYIKLSVKGKEGYLDQYDLKDKIDVSQFELNPINLKL